The Comamonas piscis region CCCGACAGCCCCCTGCCCGACCCCTATGACGGCCTGATCACCACCCCGGGCGAGCTGCATGTGCATGACTGCATGGGCTGCGTGCTGCAGACCGGCGGCCTGGCCTGGGGCCTGTTGACCCTGGATGCGCTGGAGCCCAACCGCTTTGCCGATGACAATGCGCTCGAACTGCTGCAGGCCTTCAGCAACCTGGCCGCCGCCACGGTGGCCACGGCCGAGCGGGTGCAGCAGCTATCCCATGCCGCACGCAGTGCCACTGCGCCCTCGCCGCGCAACGCCAGTGCCGATCGCAGCCGCCAGATCCTCGGCACCAGCCCTGCGATCCGCCAATTGCAAAGCAGCATTGCGCTGGTCGCCGCCAGCGACCTCTGCGTGCTGATCACCGGCGAGACCGGCACCGGCAAGGAGCTGGTGGCCCAGGCGGTGCATGCGCAATCCCCGCGCGCAGCGCAACCGCTGGTCAGCATCAACTGCGCAGCCCTGCCCGACAACCTGGTTGAGAGCGAGCTGTTTGGCCATGTGCGCGGCGCCTTTACCGGCGCTTTGAGCGAGCGGCGTGGCAAGTTTGAACAGGCCCAGCACGGCACTTTGTTCCTTGACGAGGTGGGAGAGCTGTCGCTGTCGGTGCAGGCCAAGCTGCTGCGTGTGCTGCAAAGCGGCCAGCTGCAGCGCCTGGGCTCGGACCGCGAGCACCAGGTCGATGTGCGCGTGATTGCGGCCACCAACCGCGACCTGCCTGCCGAGGTGCAGGCCGGCCGCATGCGCGCCGATTTCTACCACCGCCTCTGCGTCTACCCCGTCGTCGTGCCACCGCTGCGGTTGCGGGACAGCGACACCCTGGTGCTCGCCGGCTGCTTTCTGGAAGAGAACCGGGCCCGCCTGCAACTGGGCGGCCTGCGCTTGGATGCCGCTGCCCAGGCCGCCCTGCTGCGCTACCCCTGGCCCGGCAATGTGCGCGAGCTGGAGCACTGCATCAGCCGCGCGGTGCTCAAAGCACTGAGCCGCACCCGGGGCCAGCGCAAGGACAGCGCCAAGCCCCGCATGCTGAGCATTGGCGAGGAAGATCTCTGGGACGGCGCAGCCGCCGCACCGCTGCCACCCGGCCATCAGGCAACGGGCCTAATCGCGACCCTGCCCACTGCCGAAGTGGCTGAAGGGCCAGCCGCCAGTGCCGATACCCCCGGCCTGCGCGCCCAAGTGGAGCGCTACGAGCGCCAACTGCTCAGTGCCAGCCTGGCCCGCCACCACGGCAACTGGGCCGCAGCCGCGCGCGAACTGCAACTGGACCGCGCCAATCTGCAGCGGCTGGCCAAGCGCCTGGGGGTTGAGCGACACTAAGCGGGACAGCATCCGCACAGGAGGCACATGAAAAAGAAAAAGCTCAGTCAGTCAGCCGACTATGTACCGCACCCGCGCTATGGGAGTGAACCGATACCATCGGATGTAAAAGGCGTATCAACAGAGACAATTTTGCGGAGCCATTGGTCCTATAGGTCCAGTGACATCTTTCCTGAGTCGGTGCTGATGGCTGATACCAGCAAGCAACATTTCAATGTTTTCCCGCGCGAGTGCTATGTCGACATGCGCAAAACTTGCCGCAACTGCCAACGCCCCTTCATCTTTTTTGCAGCCGAACAAAAACACTGGTTTGAGGTGCTGCAGTTTTACGTAGACGCGGACTGCGTGCATTGCCCTGAATGCCGTGTGCAACGCACCGCCGCCAAACGCGCGTTTCAACGTTATTCCTCTTTGATTCTGCTTGCCAATCCAACCCAAGACGAGCTGCAGCAATTGGTAGATGCAGCCGCTTTGCTACATGCGCAAGGCACGCTAAAGAGTCGTGAACGCTTGGGCCAGCTTAAAAATGCTGCGCTCCGGCTGATTCCAGATTACCCGGGCACCTTGGCCTTGGTCGAGGCGCTGCGAAACCAGGACGCGTTTCCTGCGACTGAGGAAGGCGACTAAACAAAATAGCCTCCGAGCCAGCAAGACGCGGAGGCTTTTCAGCTTGTGGAGCAGCAGGTTTTACTGGCCCTTGATGCCCAGCAGTTCCACTTCAAAGTTCAAGGTGGCATTGGGCGGGATCACACCGCCAGCGCCACGGGCGCCGTAGGCGATGGAGGCTGGGCAGGTCAGCTTGGCCTTGCCGCCCACCTTCATCAGCTGCACGCCTTCGGTCCAGCAGGGGATCACGCCTTGCAGCGGGAACTCGATCGGCTCACCGCGCTTGTAGGAGCTGTCAAACTCCTTGCCGCTGTCGGGGAAGGTGCCTTTGTAGTGCACCTTGACGGTGTCGGTCTTCTTGGGGCTGGCGCCAGTGCCATCCTTGATGCTTTCAAACACCAGGCCGCTCTGGGTCGTCACAGGCTTGCTCTGGGCCTGGGCGAAACCGGCGGTCAGGGCGATGGCAGCGAACAGGGCGCTGGCAGTCAATGCTTTCATTGCGAAATCCAATCCAATGTTGTCAAACCAAGCAGCATTCTGCACCGGGATTGCCAGCGCAGCGTGACTTCAAACAGTAATTAACCCTTGATACCTAAACCATCCAGCGCCTGGCGCAGATGGCCCACGGTGCGCTCCACGTTGTGCCATTTGTCGAGACCAAACAGGCCGATGCGGAAGGTTTTGAAGTCCGGACCCTCGTCGCACATCAGCGGCACGCCGGCAGCGGTCTGCAGGCCCACGCTGGCAAATTTCTTGCTGTTCTGGATTTCGGGGTCGGTGGTGAAGCTGACGACCACGCCAGGCGCCTGAAAGCCCGCAGCCGCCACGCTGGGGAAGCCACGTGACTGCAGCAGCGCACGCACTTCCTGGCCCAGCTGGGTCTGCTCTTCGCGCAGCTTGTCCAGGCCATAGGCCTCGGCCTCCTGCATCACCTCGCAGAGCTGCACCAGCGAATCGGTGGGCATGGTGGCGTGGTAGGCATGCTGGCCCTTTTCGTAGCCTTCGGCAATCTGCATCCACTTCTTCAAATCGCAGGAGAAGCTGCTGCTCTTGGTGTCCTCGATGGCCTTGCGGGCGCGCTCGGAGAACATCACCATTGCGCAGCAAGGCGGGCCGCTCCAGCCCTTTTGCGGCGCGGTGATCAGCACATCGACACCGGTCTTTTGCATGTCCACCCAGATGGCGCCGCTGGCCACGCAGTCGAGCACCATCAAGGCGCCCACCTCATGCGCGGCAGCGCTGATGGTCTGGATGTAGTCATCGGGCAGCACAATGCCGCTGGCCGTCTCGACATGCGGGGCAAACACCACCTGGGGCTTGTCCTTGCGGATGGCGGCTGCCACCTCTTCGGCCGGGCAAGGCGCCCAGGCATCCTGGGGGCCTGTGCCTTGCGGGCGGGCCTTGCAGATCACCGCGCTGCCGCCCAAGCCACCTTCTTCAAAAATCTGGGTCCAGCGGTAGCTGAACCAGCCATTGCGCACGATCAGCACCTTGGCCTGGTTGGCAAACTGGCGGGCCACTGCCTCCATGCCAAAGGTGCCACTGCCCGGCACGATCACCGCCGTGTGGGCGTGGTAGGTGGTCTTGAGGATGCGCAGTACTTCGCCCATCACACCGATAAAGCGGTGCGACATGTGGTTGAGCGCGCGGTCGGTGTAGACCACCGAAAACTCCAACAGGCCATCGGGGTCAACGTCGGGTAGCAATCCTGGCATGGGGGTCTCCTGTTTGTGGGAAGGGGTACACAGAGAAATTGGGGAGCCAGCTTAGCACGCAGCCACCGGCGTTGCTGCTGTCTGGCTGGCAGGTGGGTGGGAGCCGGTCAGTGGGCGCTGCCGTAGTCGCGCTGGCCAAAGATGCCGCTGCCCACGCGCACCATCGTCGAGCCGGCCTGCACGGCCGCCTGCAGATCGGCGGTCATGCCCAGCGAGATGGTGTCCCACTGCGCCAGCTGCGGCAGGCCCAGCGCGGCGATCTCGTCAAACACGGCCTTGACCCGCTGGTGCACGGCCAGCTGTGCGGCAAAGTCAGCCACCACGTCGGGGATGCTCATCACACCCCGCAACTGCAACTGGGGCAGCTGCGCCACTTGCTGCACCAGCGCTGCCACCTCATCTGGCGCAACGCCGGACTTGGTGCTGCCGCCATCGACATTGACTTGGATGCAGATCTGCAGCGGCGCCAGCTGGGCCGGCCGCTGGGCGGACAGGCGCTCTGCCGTCTTGAGCCGGTCCACCGTATGCACCCAGTCAAAGTGCTCGGCCACCAGGCGGGTCTTGTTGCTCTGGATCGGGCCGATGCAGTGCCAGACCAGGCCCTGGTCCTTCCAGGCGTCCTGCTCGGCAAAGTAGCGGATCTTCTCGACGGCTTCCTGGATGTAGTTTTCGCCAAAGGCGCGCTGACCGGCCTCGGCCGCCTCGGCAATGGCGTCCACCCCAAAGGTCTTGGAGACGGCCAGCAGCTGCACGCTGTTGTCAGGCCGACCACAGGCGCGGCAGGCCTGGTCTATTTGCAGGCGAACCTGCTGAATTTTTTCGGGAATCGTGCTCATAATGTAAAAATATGCACGGCCTTGGAACTGATTGACAACAAGGCCTTGCACGCAAAGCGTACCAAAACAACGAGGGAAATGCAGTGGATATCACCCAATTGCTGGCATTCAGTGTCAAAAACAAAGCGTCTGACTTGCACCTGTCTGCCGGCCTGCCGCCGATGATTCGGGTCCACGGCGATGTGCGCCGCATCAATGTCGATCCGCTGGACCACAAGCAGGTCCACGCCATGGTCTACGACATCATGAGTGACGCCCAGCGCAAGCAGTACGAAGAATTCCTCGAAGTCGACTTCTCGTTCGAGATCGAAGGCCTGGCCCGTTTCCGCGTCAATGCCTTCAACCAGAACCGGGGCTCGGGCGCCGTGTTCCGGACCATTCCGAGCAAGATCCTGACCCTGGAGCAGCTCAACGCGCCCAAGATTCTGGCAGAGCTGTCGCTCAAGCCGCGTGGCATGGTGCTGGTGACGGGCCCTACCGGCTCGGGCAAATCCACCACCTTGGCCGCCATGGTCAATTACCTGAACGAAAACGAGTACGGCCATATTCTGACGGTGGAAGATCCGATCGAATTCGTGCATGAATCGAAAAAGTGCCTGATCAACCAGCGCGAAGTTGGCCCGCAAACGCTGTCGTTCAACGCCGCGCTGCGCTCGGCACTGCGTGAAGACCCGGACGCGATTCTGGTGGGTGAAATGCGCGACCTGGAAACCATCCGCCTGGCGATGACCGCTGCAGAAACCGGCCACTTGGTGTTTGGCACCCTGCACACCTCCAGCGCCGCCAAGACGGTGGACCGGATCATCGACGTGTTCCCCGCCGATGAAAAGGAAATGGTCCGTGCCATGTTGTCAGAATCGCTGCAGGCCGTGATCTCCCAGACGCTATGCAAGACCAAGGACGGCCAGGGCCGGGTCGCCGCCCACGAGATCATGCTCGGCACTCCGGCCATCCGCAATCTGATCCGCGAGGCCAAGGTGGCACAGATGTATTCGACCATCCAGACCAGCAGCAATATGGGCATGCAGACCCTGGACCAGAACCTGACCGACCTGGTGCGCCGCAATGTGATCAGCCCGGCCGAGGCGCGCAGCAAGGCCAAGACGCCGGAGAACTTCCCGGGCTAAGGGCTTATTCATTCGTCAACTGACAAACGGTTGCACGAAGGGCACCAGCGGTCATTGCCAGTACTGCTGGTGCCCTTTATGCTTTGCGGGATCAAAGGAGACCATGGGCCATGAACCGCTTGCATTCCGCATCCCCGGCAGACGATGCCGCCGAGGCAGACACCGGCTTCTTCCTCCATGGCTTTCAGCAGGCCAGCACGTCTGAGGCCCCCTATGTACTGTGGAGCCAGCGCCGCAAGGCCATCCACGCCCAGCTTCTCGCGCCGGCCGACCCTGCCACCGCGCTGCGCATGGTCTGGGCCCAGGATGCGGCGCTCTCCCTGCTCCAGTCCCCCTTTATCGACCAGATGGTGCAGTACCTGGAGTTCTACCAGGTGCCGGCCGATCAAACCCTGATCCAGCAAGGCGAGCTGGGTGACTACCTGCTGATTGTGCTCAGCGGCCAGGTGCGGGTGGATCGGCAACTGGCCAATGGCCAATCCGTGCATCTGGCCGATACCCACCCCGGCGAAGTGCTGGGCGAAATGTCGCTGTTTGACAGCAGTCCCCGTTTTTCTTCGTGCACCACGAGCACCGACTGTGCACTGGCTGTCCTGAAGGCCGATACACTGGACGCCATGATGGAGTTGGACGCGTCCACGGCCGCCTATTTGCTGGCCTTGTTCACGCGCAAACTCTCCACGCGGTTGCGGCAGACCAGCGCCCGGATTGAGCCCTGAGCCTCTCAGGGCGACCATTCCAGGGCGCTTCTGTTGCATCAGCAACAATAACGGTGCCCAGAGAGGATTGTCATGGAACGGGATCAGGCCAGTAAGTTCATCAACGACCTGTTGAAGCTGATGGTGCAGCGCAATGGCAGCGATTTGTTCATCACCGCAGACTTTCCACCGGCCATCAAGATCGATGGCAAGGTCACCAAGGTCTCCAGCCAACCGCTGTCGCCCACCCACTCCCTGACCCTGGCCCGCTCGATCATGAGCGACAAGCAGGTCGCCGAGTTCGAAAAAACCAAGGAATGCAATTTCGCGATCTCGCCCGCTGGTATCGGGCGTTTCCGCGTCAACGCCTTCATGCAGCAAGGCCATGTCGGCCTGGTGCTGCGGACCATCCCGCTGACCCTGCCCACCATTGACGGCCTGGGCGTGCCCCAGGTACTCAAGGACCTGGCGATGTCCAAGCGCGGGCTGTGCATCATGGTGGGGGCTACCGGTTCGGGCAAGTCCACCACCTTGGCGGCCATGGTTGATTGGCGCAACGAGAACTCCTACGGCCACATCATCACCATCGAGGACCCGGTGGAATTTGTCCACCCACACAAGAACTGCGTCGTGACCCAGCGCGAAGTGGGCCTGGACACCGACACCTGGGAAGCGGCACTGAAGAACACCTTGCGCCAGGCGCCCGACGTCATCCTGATGGGCGAAATCCGCGACCGCGAAACCATGGAACACGCAGTGGCCTTTGCCGAAACCGGCCACCTCTGCCTGGCCACCCTGCACGCCAACAGTGCCAACCAGGCGCTGGACCGGATCATCAACTTCTTCCCCGAAGAGCGCCGCGCACAGCTGCTGATGGACCTGTCGCTTAACCTGCGCGGCCTGGTGTCGCAGCGCCTGCTGAGCAAGCAGGACAGCAAGGGCCGGGTGGCGGCTGTTGAGGTGATGCTGAACTCGCCCCTGATCTCGGACCTGATCTTCAAGGGCGAGGTCAACGAGATCAAGGAGATCATGAAGAAGAGCCGCAACCTGGGCATGCAGACCTTTGACCAGGCGCTGTTTGACCTCTACGAGGCCAACCTGATCACCTACGAAGACGGGCTGCGCAACGCCGACTCCGTCAACGACCTGCGCCTGCAGATCAAGCTGGGCAGCCAGCGCGCCAAGCGCAGTGATCTGGCCGAGGGCACGGAGCACCTGACAATCGTTTAAGCTGTCAGCGTTTTGGGTTTTCAGCTACACGGCACCCAGGCCCGCCTTGGGTGCCGCTCTTTTTGGAGTCACCGCAATGGCATCGAGTATTCAAGCGCGCAGCTATGACAGCACCCCCTCCCTGAACCTCGCCTTTCTGGGCCTGGGCGTCATGGGCTACCCCATGGCCGGCCACCTGGCGCAGTCCGGCCACGCCGTCACCGTCTACAACCGCACCGCGCAAAAGGCACAAAACTGGTGCGACGAGTTTGCTGCCACCAAGGCAGCCCAACATGCGGCCACACCGCGCGAGGCCGTCGCCAACGCGGACATCGTGTTCTGCTGCGTCGGCAATGACGATGACCTGCGCTCGGTCGTGCTGGGTGCCGATGGCGCGCTGGCCGGCATGAAGCCCGGTGCCATCTTTGTCGACCACACCACCGCGTCGGCCGATGTGGCGCGCGAGCTGTATGCCGCCGCCCAGGCCAAGGGCCTGCACTTTATCGATGCGCCCGTCTCCGGCGGCCAGGCCGGAGCGGTCAACGGCCAGCTCACCGTCATGTGCGGCGGTGACGAGGCCGTGTTCAACACCGTCAAGCCGGTGGCTATGGCCTTCTCGCGCGCCTGCACCTTGCTGGGCAGCAGCGGCGCGGGCCAGCTGGCCAAGATGGTCAACCAGATCTGTATCGCCGGTGTCGTCCAAGGCCTGTCCGAAGCCATCGCCTTTGGCATGAACGCCGGCCTGGATATGCCCCAGGTGCTGGATGTCGTGAGCAAGGGCGCCGCCCAAAGCTGGCAAATGGAGAACCGGGGCAAGACCATGGTCGAGGGCAAGTTCGACTTCGGCTTTGCGGTGGACTGGATGCGCAAGGACCTGGGTCTGGTGCTGGACGAGGCCAAGCGCAATGGCTCGCGCCTGCCGCTGACTGCCCTGGTTGACCAGTTCTATGCCGATGTGCAGCAGTCGGGTGGCAAGCGCTGGGATACATCGAGCCTGATCACCCGCCTGAACAAGAAGGCCTGATCCAGCTGCTTGACCCGTAAAAAAGGCCGCTGACGCGGCCTTTTTGCTGAGCAGGTGTGCCCATCAGGGCTTGGTCGTAAAACCATCGTTGATCGGTTGCACCGGCGTGGTGTTGACCGGCGAGGTGGTCACACCGGAAGACACCGGCGCCGCAGCGGGTGCGGCGGCGGAAGGTGCTGGCACCACGGTCGCGGGCTGGGTGCTGATGGCCGCAGCGCTGCTGTCGTTGACGACGGGCGCGGCATTGCCGGTGCTGCGGTTGTTGCTGAGCGACTTGAGGTCGTCTTCGCTCAGGATCTCGAACACCCGCACCACTTTTTGCACATTGGCGACGCCCCGGGCGATTTCGGCGGCGCGCTTGGATTCGCGCTCGGTCACGCGGCCCATCAGGTAGACCACATTGCGCTCGGTCAGCACCTTGATGGCGCTGGAGCTGAGGTCCTTGGCATCGATGATGCTCGCGCGCACCTTGCCGGTGATGAGGGTATCGGTCGAGCGCTGCGACAGGCTGGAGTTGAACATCACGCCCACGTCGTTGACGACGGAGCGCACGTTCTGCGCGCTCTTGGCGGCCTCTTCCGCCTTTTGCTTGAAGGCCTCGTTCGGCGCCTCACCGGTCAGCAGCACCTGGCGGTTGTAGCTGGTGACATTGATATGCCCGTCGTTGCCGGCACGCTCACGGATGGCGCTGGCCACGCGCATTTCAATGCTTTCGTCTTCCACCTGGATACCGGCGGTGCGGCGGTCAATCGCCATCACCGTGCCGCCGACGGCAGCGCCGCCGATCACCAGCGGAATGCAACCCGAGACGGTCGCAGCGACCGTTCCAGCCGCCACCAGACACAAGGTCAATCGCTTCCAAGACACAGGCATCATTCCTCTTCTCCTAACAATTGGGTATCGATTCCGTCAATCAGGCAGTGCAGCACCAGCTGGTGCACTTCGCGCACGCGGGTGCTGCGGTCATGCGGCACTCGCATCAGTACATCGGTTTCGCTCAGGGCATTGGCCAGCAGGCCACCTGTGCGGCCGGTCAACACCACCGTCGACATGTCGCGCTCATGTGCCGCGTCCACCGCGCCCAGCAGCGCTCGGTCATGGCCATCGGCACTGATAACCAGCAATAGATCGCCGGGCTGGCCCAAAGTTCGCACCTGGCGTGCCAGAGTTTGCGCATGGCCTTCGGCGGTGAGGCTGCTGCCCAGTTGGGCCTGCGCCAGCGCACCGTTGTCGAGCACCATCGCGGCTAGCTCGGGGCGCTCGCGCTCCATGCCGCTGATGCACATGGCGGCAAACTGCGCCGCCTGCGCCCAGGACAGGCCATTGCCGCAGCACATCACCTTGTTGCCGCTGGTGACACAGGCGAGCAGCGCGTGGATCGCGCTGGCGACGCTTTCGCTCATCTCCTGTGACACCTGGTAGTGGAGATCGGCGCTATCGATAAAGTGCTGTTGGATGTGTTGCTCAAGCATGGAGGCCCGATGATAACCTTGGCAGGTTTCCCCCTCGGGTCGGGATGATGACTTTTCTCAGTCCCACCGTGCGTGTAAAGCCCAGCCATTGCGCACTTCATCCGCCCTCGGGCACATCAAAGGCCGCTTGCAGCCAGACGATCTCCTGCTCGACCAGCACCGCATCAAAACGGCAGGCGGGCTGATGGCGCAAGCTGGCCAGGTAGTGCCGGGCCGCCAAGATAATGCGGCCTTGTTTGCTGCTGCCAATGCTGCCGCCCGCGCCGCCAAAGCCGCTGTGCTGGCGCTGGCGCACCTCGACAAACACGACGGTGCCATCGCGCTCCTGCATCACCAAGTCGATCTCGCCACCGCCGCGCCCGGGGGTGCGGTAATTGCGCGCCAGCAGGCGCAGGCCTTGTTGTTGGAGATAATGGAGCGCGGCATCTTCTGCCCTCTGGCCCCGCAGCTTGCTGGTTTCCGCCCCCTCGCCGGGGACCATCGGCGACACGGCAGGCGCGCTCGGGCCACGCCATTTTTCAAGGATCTTCCACGGTGTCTGCATCTTTCACCTCCGCTTTGCAAGCAGCCCAGGCTGCGGCCGGCACCCAGCACTACCCTGCCTCCACTTTGTATGTGGTGGCCACGCCCATCGGCAATCTGGCCGATATCACCTTGCGCGCGCTGCATGTGCTGGAGCTGGTCGATGCCGTCGCCTGCGAGGACACCCGCCACACCCACAGCATGCTACGTGCCTACGGGGTTGGCAAGTCGGGTGGCCAGCTGATTGCGGTCCACCAACACAACGAGGCCGAGGCGGCAGAGCAAGTCATCAGCCGCCTGCAGCAAGGCCAGCGCATTGCCTATGTGAGCGATGCCGGCACCCCCGGCGTAAGCGACCCCGGCGCGCGCCTGGCTGCTGCCGTGGCCCGCGCGGGCCTGCGCGTCAGCCCCCTGCCCGGCGCCAGCAGCGTGACGGCGCTGGTCAGTGCCGCCGGTGCGGTGGGGGGCGAAGGCGCCAGCAACGGTTTTGCGTTTATTGGTTTTCTGCCCACCAAGGCGCAAGAGCGCCAGCAGGCGGTGGCGCAGCTGGCGCAAGACCCGCGCAGCTTGGTGCTATTGGAGGCACCCCACCGCATTGCCGACCTGGCCCAGGCACTGGCGGTGCTGCAAGATCGCCCCATCACTTTGGGCCGCGAGCTGACCAAGCAGTTTGAAGACATTGCCACCATGCCGGCCGCCGAGGTACCCGCCTGGCTGGCCGCTGACCCGCACCGCAGCAAGGGCGAGTTTGCGCTGCTGCTGCACCCGCAAGCGGTGCAAACCGATGGCCTGGCCGAGGCCCACCGCGTGCTGGCGCTGCTGCTGGCCGAGCTGCCAACCAAGACGGCCGTCAAGCTGGCCGCCGACATCAGCGGCGCGCCCCGCAATGCACTGTATGACACGGCTTTGGCCTGGAAGCGCGATGCCGAGCAAGGCGATGATTAAAGGCCGATAAACGCGCCCGAGGGCATCACAGTGCCTGGCCGTGCACCAGGCCTGCCGCCACCCCACCAAACAGATCGCCCTCGACCTGCGGGGTGTCCGGAAAAGCCAGCGCCAGCGCCGCGCGCAGCGGCTGCAAGGCCGAGGAACCGCCGGTCAGGTAGATCGCATCGATCTGCCCTTGCTGCAGACCAGCGGCCTGCACGCAATCGAGGGCGCATTGCGCCACCTGGGCCAGCAGGGCCTGCAGGCATTGCTGCAGGTCGGCCGGCAAGACCTCAGGGCTCAGGCTCTGCTCCAGCCAGTCCAGTTCCAGCTTTTGCGCGCTTTGGTG contains the following coding sequences:
- a CDS encoding cyclic nucleotide-binding domain-containing protein, which produces MNRLHSASPADDAAEADTGFFLHGFQQASTSEAPYVLWSQRRKAIHAQLLAPADPATALRMVWAQDAALSLLQSPFIDQMVQYLEFYQVPADQTLIQQGELGDYLLIVLSGQVRVDRQLANGQSVHLADTHPGEVLGEMSLFDSSPRFSSCTTSTDCALAVLKADTLDAMMELDASTAAYLLALFTRKLSTRLRQTSARIEP
- a CDS encoding zinc-ribbon domain containing protein — translated: MKKKKLSQSADYVPHPRYGSEPIPSDVKGVSTETILRSHWSYRSSDIFPESVLMADTSKQHFNVFPRECYVDMRKTCRNCQRPFIFFAAEQKHWFEVLQFYVDADCVHCPECRVQRTAAKRAFQRYSSLILLANPTQDELQQLVDAAALLHAQGTLKSRERLGQLKNAALRLIPDYPGTLALVEALRNQDAFPATEEGD
- a CDS encoding NAD(P)-dependent oxidoreductase; the encoded protein is MASSIQARSYDSTPSLNLAFLGLGVMGYPMAGHLAQSGHAVTVYNRTAQKAQNWCDEFAATKAAQHAATPREAVANADIVFCCVGNDDDLRSVVLGADGALAGMKPGAIFVDHTTASADVARELYAAAQAKGLHFIDAPVSGGQAGAVNGQLTVMCGGDEAVFNTVKPVAMAFSRACTLLGSSGAGQLAKMVNQICIAGVVQGLSEAIAFGMNAGLDMPQVLDVVSKGAAQSWQMENRGKTMVEGKFDFGFAVDWMRKDLGLVLDEAKRNGSRLPLTALVDQFYADVQQSGGKRWDTSSLITRLNKKA
- a CDS encoding PilT/PilU family type 4a pilus ATPase; amino-acid sequence: MERDQASKFINDLLKLMVQRNGSDLFITADFPPAIKIDGKVTKVSSQPLSPTHSLTLARSIMSDKQVAEFEKTKECNFAISPAGIGRFRVNAFMQQGHVGLVLRTIPLTLPTIDGLGVPQVLKDLAMSKRGLCIMVGATGSGKSTTLAAMVDWRNENSYGHIITIEDPVEFVHPHKNCVVTQREVGLDTDTWEAALKNTLRQAPDVILMGEIRDRETMEHAVAFAETGHLCLATLHANSANQALDRIINFFPEERRAQLLMDLSLNLRGLVSQRLLSKQDSKGRVAAVEVMLNSPLISDLIFKGEVNEIKEIMKKSRNLGMQTFDQALFDLYEANLITYEDGLRNADSVNDLRLQIKLGSQRAKRSDLAEGTEHLTIV
- a CDS encoding YggS family pyridoxal phosphate-dependent enzyme, encoding MSTIPEKIQQVRLQIDQACRACGRPDNSVQLLAVSKTFGVDAIAEAAEAGQRAFGENYIQEAVEKIRYFAEQDAWKDQGLVWHCIGPIQSNKTRLVAEHFDWVHTVDRLKTAERLSAQRPAQLAPLQICIQVNVDGGSTKSGVAPDEVAALVQQVAQLPQLQLRGVMSIPDVVADFAAQLAVHQRVKAVFDEIAALGLPQLAQWDTISLGMTADLQAAVQAGSTMVRVGSGIFGQRDYGSAH
- a CDS encoding pyridoxal-phosphate-dependent aminotransferase family protein; translation: MPGLLPDVDPDGLLEFSVVYTDRALNHMSHRFIGVMGEVLRILKTTYHAHTAVIVPGSGTFGMEAVARQFANQAKVLIVRNGWFSYRWTQIFEEGGLGGSAVICKARPQGTGPQDAWAPCPAEEVAAAIRKDKPQVVFAPHVETASGIVLPDDYIQTISAAAHEVGALMVLDCVASGAIWVDMQKTGVDVLITAPQKGWSGPPCCAMVMFSERARKAIEDTKSSSFSCDLKKWMQIAEGYEKGQHAYHATMPTDSLVQLCEVMQEAEAYGLDKLREEQTQLGQEVRALLQSRGFPSVAAAGFQAPGVVVSFTTDPEIQNSKKFASVGLQTAAGVPLMCDEGPDFKTFRIGLFGLDKWHNVERTVGHLRQALDGLGIKG
- a CDS encoding SIS domain-containing protein, whose amino-acid sequence is MLEQHIQQHFIDSADLHYQVSQEMSESVASAIHALLACVTSGNKVMCCGNGLSWAQAAQFAAMCISGMERERPELAAMVLDNGALAQAQLGSSLTAEGHAQTLARQVRTLGQPGDLLLVISADGHDRALLGAVDAAHERDMSTVVLTGRTGGLLANALSETDVLMRVPHDRSTRVREVHQLVLHCLIDGIDTQLLGEEE
- a CDS encoding FKBP-type peptidyl-prolyl cis-trans isomerase, which translates into the protein MKALTASALFAAIALTAGFAQAQSKPVTTQSGLVFESIKDGTGASPKKTDTVKVHYKGTFPDSGKEFDSSYKRGEPIEFPLQGVIPCWTEGVQLMKVGGKAKLTCPASIAYGARGAGGVIPPNATLNFEVELLGIKGQ
- a CDS encoding YraN family protein, producing the protein MVPGEGAETSKLRGQRAEDAALHYLQQQGLRLLARNYRTPGRGGGEIDLVMQERDGTVVFVEVRQRQHSGFGGAGGSIGSSKQGRIILAARHYLASLRHQPACRFDAVLVEQEIVWLQAAFDVPEGG
- a CDS encoding BON domain-containing protein; amino-acid sequence: MPVSWKRLTLCLVAAGTVAATVSGCIPLVIGGAAVGGTVMAIDRRTAGIQVEDESIEMRVASAIRERAGNDGHINVTSYNRQVLLTGEAPNEAFKQKAEEAAKSAQNVRSVVNDVGVMFNSSLSQRSTDTLITGKVRASIIDAKDLSSSAIKVLTERNVVYLMGRVTERESKRAAEIARGVANVQKVVRVFEILSEDDLKSLSNNRSTGNAAPVVNDSSAAAISTQPATVVPAPSAAAPAAAPVSSGVTTSPVNTTPVQPINDGFTTKP
- a CDS encoding type IV pilus twitching motility protein PilT encodes the protein MDITQLLAFSVKNKASDLHLSAGLPPMIRVHGDVRRINVDPLDHKQVHAMVYDIMSDAQRKQYEEFLEVDFSFEIEGLARFRVNAFNQNRGSGAVFRTIPSKILTLEQLNAPKILAELSLKPRGMVLVTGPTGSGKSTTLAAMVNYLNENEYGHILTVEDPIEFVHESKKCLINQREVGPQTLSFNAALRSALREDPDAILVGEMRDLETIRLAMTAAETGHLVFGTLHTSSAAKTVDRIIDVFPADEKEMVRAMLSESLQAVISQTLCKTKDGQGRVAAHEIMLGTPAIRNLIREAKVAQMYSTIQTSSNMGMQTLDQNLTDLVRRNVISPAEARSKAKTPENFPG
- the norR gene encoding nitric oxide reductase transcriptional regulator NorR, whose product is MTSSKILNAVIPLVADLAQELPERERLRRLLAALRTLLPADAVALLRLNGEWLEPVAIDGLVPDTLGRRFKVAEHPRLAQLLAAGQAMRFAPDSPLPDPYDGLITTPGELHVHDCMGCVLQTGGLAWGLLTLDALEPNRFADDNALELLQAFSNLAAATVATAERVQQLSHAARSATAPSPRNASADRSRQILGTSPAIRQLQSSIALVAASDLCVLITGETGTGKELVAQAVHAQSPRAAQPLVSINCAALPDNLVESELFGHVRGAFTGALSERRGKFEQAQHGTLFLDEVGELSLSVQAKLLRVLQSGQLQRLGSDREHQVDVRVIAATNRDLPAEVQAGRMRADFYHRLCVYPVVVPPLRLRDSDTLVLAGCFLEENRARLQLGGLRLDAAAQAALLRYPWPGNVRELEHCISRAVLKALSRTRGQRKDSAKPRMLSIGEEDLWDGAAAAPLPPGHQATGLIATLPTAEVAEGPAASADTPGLRAQVERYERQLLSASLARHHGNWAAAARELQLDRANLQRLAKRLGVERH